TGTGGCGTATAGCGTTCGCACAGTGCTGTGATCCGCAACGCGGGATTGATCATCCGACAGCGTTCTGCCGCCACCTCAACTTTGATCCGCCCCACTGTCGAGTCGAGGGCAAACAACTGCCGATTGATGTTGGTGACACACACCTGATCATAATCAACCAGGGTCAGAGCTCCGACTCCGGCGCGGGCCAACGCTTCAACGGCATAACTGCCGACTCCGCCCAGTCCGAACACGACCACGTGGCTCTGGGCCAGACGGGCCAGTCCCTGATGGCCAAGCAACAGCTCACTGCGGCTGAATCGTTGTGGATTCGTTTCTGTCGTCATGACGCCATGCCTTCCTACGGCACATGAAAAATGCGCCGGGCGTTTTCATCGGTAATGTGGACGGCCTGATGTCGATGCCAATTGCGTAGACGGGCAACCTGATCCAAAATTTGATTCCAGGCCAAACACCAGTCGTCACACGGTTGACTCCACGGCGCATCCGTTTCAATCAGCACAGAGCGTTCGGAAACCGCCTGAACGACTTCGGCCAGTTTTTTTGCCTTCGGATCAAGAACCAGTCGGCCCACGCCCACGGCCAGGTTCAACTGCTCCAGCTTCCGGGCAATTTCAACACTGCCGTAAAAACCATGCAGCACGCCGCCGACACGATCAACCCGTTCCTGTTCAAGCAGGGGCAACAGCCGGTCAAAACTGCGCACCGCATGCAGCACCACGGGTTTATCACAAGCGACGGCAAGCCGCAACTGGCAACGCAGCACGCGCTCTTGAACATCCATCGGCACGGCCACCCGCTTGTCCAGCCCGACCTCCCCAACGGCAACGACACCGGGCTCAGCCAACCGATTGCGCAGGCTCTCTTCGCTGGCCTTTTGCCAGAGATGGGCGTGCTGGGGATGAATCCCCATGGCCAGCCACAGATGTGCATTGTCGTTATGCAAACGGCTCATGTCCGGCCAATCCGCTTCGCACACGGCCGGGACCAAACAGGGGCAAATATACCGATCCGTCTTTCTGAGACGCTGAACATGGATATGGCTATCAAACACAGACTGCTCCCATCGCACACACTGCCGACCGGCATCGGGTAACAGTGTCTCACGCATCGCCCATTGCTATTTGATTCACAGTGTGCTAAACATGCGCCTTGTAATTATTCGCATAATTGCATGTCTTAACCATGAAATTCACACGAGGGACCTTCATGACCTACCAGTTTAAACCCAGCGGCTGCTGTGCCAAACAGATCAAAATCACCACCGACGATGAAATCATTACTGAAGTCACATTCATCGGCGGCTGCCGTGGCAACACCTCCGGGATCGCACGCCTGATCCAGAACCAGAAAATCAGCGATGTGGCTCAAACCCTGCGCGGCATCACCTGCCGTGGCAACACCAGCTGCCCGGATCAGCTGGCCATCGCCCTGGAGCAGATCATGGCTCAGGATGTTTCAGCGGCCTGATTAAAAACCCGATCAAAAACTGTAGCGCGCCCCCGCATAAATATTGGTATTGTCCTCAAACTGACCGAAAAAGGTGTGGGGAACATCCCCGAAAAACAGGTTGGCTCCCAGATAGAGGCTGACGGCATCACTGGCTTTATATTTGACGTGGGGACGCAGATAGCTGTCCCGATCTGAAGGCGACCAGTAACTGAACAGTGACACCTCCAGGTTCTGATTGAGCAACTGCCGGGTGAGCCGCAGGGTCAGAACATGGCGATCTTCATCCCGGGCGGCCATCCCCTCCGGCAGGGTTCGCCGATAGGCGGAATAATCCTGCATGTATTCCAGATAATATTGCACCGCCGCGGAAAAATCGCGGACGATCTCCCGTTCATAGCCAAGCAGCACGCGCAGTTCACTGTTCGGCACCATAGGATCATCACCGCGGCGATCTTCCCGAGAATCATAATAGCCGGTCTCCAGATTGACGACTCCACCTGAAAAACCGCCCCGCACACTGGCTCCGAAAACCCGTAGTTGGGGAAAATAGGAGCGGTACAGCGCATCTACGCCCTGCGGGCTTTTCCAGTAGCCGTCGTAGGCATAGGCCGCCCATTCAACGCCGCCCACATTGCGGGAAAGACGCACATGCCACTCATCTTCACGAAACCAATCGCCCCGCTGATCGACGGCCATGTCATCGTCGGCACCGGCACGACGGCCCAATAACGGATTCCAATAGGAAATCCGCTCGCCGGAAATGTAGCGGTCCGCATCAAAGCGTGGCACGTAGATCACGTCAATATTGGCCCAGGACGGATAAAAACTGAA
This region of uncultured Desulfuromonas sp. genomic DNA includes:
- a CDS encoding TatD family hydrolase, producing MRETLLPDAGRQCVRWEQSVFDSHIHVQRLRKTDRYICPCLVPAVCEADWPDMSRLHNDNAHLWLAMGIHPQHAHLWQKASEESLRNRLAEPGVVAVGEVGLDKRVAVPMDVQERVLRCQLRLAVACDKPVVLHAVRSFDRLLPLLEQERVDRVGGVLHGFYGSVEIARKLEQLNLAVGVGRLVLDPKAKKLAEVVQAVSERSVLIETDAPWSQPCDDWCLAWNQILDQVARLRNWHRHQAVHITDENARRIFHVP
- a CDS encoding TIGR03905 family TSCPD domain-containing protein — its product is MTYQFKPSGCCAKQIKITTDDEIITEVTFIGGCRGNTSGIARLIQNQKISDVAQTLRGITCRGNTSCPDQLAIALEQIMAQDVSAA